From Lentisphaera araneosa HTCC2155, the proteins below share one genomic window:
- a CDS encoding protein kinase domain-containing protein, with translation MEHEAKDLVKQIQALKKGKDLEDRGLLEVGGMGEVHRKYDIPLNRDIAYKVMLDKIAKDDERILQFVEEARITGRLEHPNIVPVHSLGVDGEGKVFFTMKYVQGDSLSDVIKLLSSGEEEFLSFYSQFTLLTIFRKVCDAVSFAHFNGVVHRDIKPENIMVGSFGEVLLMDWGLAKYLGDEDREYDEEDGETPYHPTNTSLTMDGIIKGSPGYMSPEQARGDIDDVDELSDIFLLGATLYHLFTHRQPFKGSSLTDTIERSELNKVKPVADFSLQKQIPVELCDIIEKAMASKQEDRFQTVEELSNAIDGFLSGQIISTKIDFKKGQIILKHGDLGNDAFLIVEGEVEVYKRINGKKHILTHLGPGDVFGEMALITEKTRSATVSATMKTKCIKISNDCLHRQVEKLPPWFQGMMSSLFKRLRQMDDVAHPMIVADCTFEVIMQVRLLMAVYGSLDTDGNISMPLQELMSEVANNLKIPKTRIRPVLAGLVEMGLAQDNNATRLSITSWTLFCDFVDYTKNAPSLARTSTTIISSLNINRTYTDGKSLVHRNLRLWPNEVIPPFGKLQRIKEELNGHELKDFRIHFGKKLQELKNYSLYSESLQSAQGKKHRTKAFNPSTPPKILDAFKDV, from the coding sequence ATGGAACATGAAGCTAAAGATTTAGTCAAGCAAATTCAGGCTTTAAAGAAGGGGAAGGACCTAGAAGACAGGGGACTCTTAGAAGTTGGTGGAATGGGTGAAGTTCATCGTAAATACGACATCCCTTTGAATCGTGATATAGCCTATAAAGTCATGCTCGACAAAATTGCAAAGGATGATGAACGCATCCTGCAGTTTGTTGAAGAGGCGAGGATTACGGGTAGACTCGAGCACCCAAATATAGTGCCAGTGCATAGTTTGGGGGTGGATGGGGAAGGTAAAGTTTTCTTCACAATGAAATACGTCCAAGGTGATTCTTTATCCGATGTTATAAAGCTTCTTTCTAGTGGAGAAGAAGAGTTTTTAAGCTTTTACAGTCAGTTTACTCTTTTGACTATTTTTCGAAAGGTTTGTGATGCAGTCTCTTTCGCCCATTTCAATGGCGTTGTTCACCGCGATATAAAGCCTGAAAATATCATGGTAGGCTCCTTTGGTGAGGTGCTATTGATGGACTGGGGGCTCGCGAAGTATCTTGGAGACGAAGATCGCGAGTACGATGAAGAAGACGGTGAGACTCCTTATCATCCAACAAATACATCTTTGACAATGGATGGTATTATTAAGGGAAGTCCGGGTTATATGTCGCCAGAGCAAGCTCGCGGTGATATTGATGATGTGGATGAGCTGTCAGATATCTTTTTACTTGGGGCGACACTCTATCATTTGTTCACTCATCGCCAGCCCTTTAAAGGATCCAGTTTAACTGATACAATCGAGAGGTCAGAGCTCAATAAAGTAAAACCTGTAGCCGATTTTTCTTTGCAGAAACAAATCCCTGTTGAATTATGCGATATTATTGAAAAAGCCATGGCGTCAAAGCAGGAAGATAGGTTTCAAACAGTCGAAGAGTTGTCTAATGCTATTGATGGTTTTCTGTCTGGTCAAATTATTTCAACTAAAATTGATTTCAAAAAGGGGCAAATCATCCTTAAACATGGTGATTTGGGTAATGACGCTTTTTTAATTGTGGAAGGTGAGGTTGAAGTCTACAAAAGAATTAATGGTAAAAAACATATTCTGACGCACTTAGGGCCAGGCGATGTTTTTGGTGAAATGGCCTTGATTACAGAGAAAACTCGCTCTGCAACAGTGAGTGCGACCATGAAAACTAAGTGCATTAAGATTTCTAATGATTGTCTTCATCGTCAAGTGGAAAAACTCCCACCTTGGTTTCAAGGAATGATGAGTTCGCTTTTTAAGCGCCTTAGGCAAATGGATGATGTGGCTCATCCCATGATTGTAGCTGATTGTACCTTTGAAGTTATTATGCAGGTTCGTTTGTTAATGGCAGTTTATGGCAGCTTAGATACGGATGGGAATATCAGTATGCCTTTACAGGAGTTGATGAGCGAAGTGGCAAATAATTTAAAAATTCCGAAAACGAGGATTCGTCCTGTTTTAGCTGGCTTAGTTGAGATGGGTTTAGCGCAAGATAATAATGCTACACGTCTTTCAATTACTAGTTGGACGCTCTTTTGCGATTTTGTCGATTATACGAAGAATGCTCCAAGTTTGGCTCGTACCTCAACGACTATAATTAGTTCTTTAAATATAAATCGGACTTATACGGATGGGAAAAGTTTGGTTCATCGAAATTTGCGTTTGTGGCCCAATGAAGTAATTCCACCCTTTGGTAAATTACAGCGTATAAAGGAGGAGCTTAATGGACATGAGCTCAAAGATTTCCGAATTCACTTTGGGAAAAAGCTACAAGAATTGAAGAATTATTCACTCTACTCAGAGTCACTGCAAAGCGCTCAAGGGAAAAAGCATAGAACAAAAGCTTTTAATCCAAGTACACCTCCAAAAATATTGGATGCTTTTAAGGATGTATGA
- a CDS encoding fatty acid CoA ligase family protein produces MSNANIACRLEEQVDQQAHKRAVIELHKRDENSGGGIYKHLTFLQLEELSSKYARAFAESGITKGSRVLLGVKPGADLCALTFALFKVGAVPVFIDPGMGPKHLLNCVEQAKAEAIVGLPAVFVFKLFNCKAFEGVKIKWSLGFCPIIGVKNLKSVSFQEKFYPACQMEQSDVAALLFTSGSTGPAKGVVYTCKIFNFQLDIIKEQYEVATTDMDMSVFPLFALFAVCMGMPTVIPDMDTSKPAAADPEKILQIMEEQDVSFSFGSPAFWKVMADYCEENNHKLNSVRCLVMAGCSVEPDLHRRYLNNILKEGAEIYVPYGATESLPLTSMKGSEVLSFSAERSEAGDGTCVGKPMSGEYDVKIIKISDDAVEEWSNDIVLKPGEVGEIVNSGPITTHEYYNNSKGTKKSKIYDGDKIWHRMGDLGYFDEQGYLWFCGRKNERVEIEQELLCTDKIENVLNLHKNVKRSALVPLNEKEAALIVEPNCEKLLESQDRQKVAIQEFVDLLKQKLPNLKIDKFLFKADFPVDVRHNAKIKRDLLREWAQKEI; encoded by the coding sequence ATGAGCAATGCCAATATAGCTTGCCGTTTAGAAGAACAAGTTGATCAGCAAGCACACAAGCGTGCGGTCATCGAACTTCATAAACGTGATGAAAACTCGGGAGGGGGAATTTATAAGCACCTGACGTTTTTGCAGTTAGAAGAGTTGAGCTCTAAATATGCGCGAGCTTTCGCTGAATCGGGGATTACGAAAGGCAGTCGAGTGCTCTTGGGTGTAAAACCGGGAGCCGATTTGTGTGCGCTGACTTTTGCCTTGTTTAAAGTGGGGGCTGTACCGGTTTTTATTGATCCGGGAATGGGACCAAAGCATTTGCTTAATTGTGTTGAGCAGGCCAAAGCCGAAGCGATTGTGGGCTTGCCAGCAGTGTTTGTGTTTAAGCTTTTTAATTGTAAAGCTTTCGAGGGTGTTAAGATTAAGTGGAGCCTCGGTTTCTGTCCTATTATTGGGGTTAAGAACTTAAAGTCAGTTAGCTTTCAAGAGAAGTTTTATCCCGCCTGCCAAATGGAACAGAGTGATGTAGCTGCTTTGCTTTTTACGAGTGGAAGTACAGGTCCCGCTAAAGGGGTAGTTTACACTTGTAAGATCTTTAATTTCCAGTTGGATATCATTAAAGAGCAGTATGAAGTGGCAACGACAGATATGGATATGAGTGTCTTCCCTCTGTTTGCACTGTTCGCAGTTTGTATGGGGATGCCCACGGTGATCCCCGATATGGATACTTCTAAACCCGCGGCAGCCGACCCTGAGAAGATTTTGCAAATCATGGAAGAGCAGGATGTGAGTTTCTCATTTGGGTCACCAGCCTTTTGGAAAGTGATGGCCGATTATTGTGAGGAGAATAATCACAAATTAAATTCAGTTCGTTGTTTAGTGATGGCGGGATGTTCCGTTGAGCCAGACTTACATCGACGCTATTTAAATAATATTTTGAAAGAGGGTGCTGAAATTTATGTTCCTTATGGTGCCACGGAATCATTGCCCCTGACGAGTATGAAGGGCTCAGAAGTCTTGAGTTTTAGTGCGGAACGCTCGGAAGCGGGCGACGGGACTTGTGTGGGGAAACCCATGTCAGGTGAATATGATGTAAAAATTATTAAAATAAGTGATGATGCCGTAGAAGAGTGGTCGAATGATATTGTCTTGAAGCCTGGTGAAGTGGGGGAAATTGTCAACTCAGGGCCGATTACGACTCATGAGTATTACAATAACTCTAAAGGGACAAAGAAATCAAAAATTTATGATGGGGATAAGATCTGGCATAGGATGGGGGATTTAGGCTATTTCGACGAACAGGGTTACTTATGGTTTTGTGGACGTAAGAATGAACGCGTTGAGATAGAACAAGAATTGCTCTGTACGGATAAGATTGAGAATGTGCTCAATTTACATAAAAATGTTAAGCGCAGTGCCTTGGTTCCCCTTAATGAGAAAGAAGCGGCTTTGATTGTTGAACCTAATTGCGAAAAATTACTCGAGAGTCAAGATCGTCAGAAAGTTGCTATTCAGGAATTTGTCGATTTATTAAAGCAAAAGTTACCTAATTTGAAGATAGATAAGTTTTTATTTAAGGCAGATTTCCCCGTGGATGTTCGTCACAATGCAAAAATTAAACGTGACCTATTGCGTGAATGGGCCCAAAAAGAGATTTAA
- a CDS encoding phosphoribosyltransferase family protein, with protein MKNTIIIGNTSDNPFAIDVAHFCGQVVDISDVIALKDFQNTEFCPRFINDETAFEDIGYYLKGKTVVIVSTQSLTFSRNSLSMRNLVIARAAKDNGAEQVILMEPDLFYSCQDRGPRHEHSFFNEERSAEIRKKFDGQPFTALLYAQLLSLAGVDQAFTIHNHSFSTQNLFQKELNGYFHNYVPCDIFSHYLASSGIVDPGKTILCAPDKGAVPFVQMIKDEMSHLNPPILKMDKVRSGERAIEMEPSEDSDIGMEDIEGKDVIVFDDMVRTGTTIVKCCRILKQYKPRRIIFCVTHFHSSAESREKLADHSIDEIVTTNTIPAILNRDQQGRLRKKITVLKLENWIANKLNKIVTGKEIASSPGELYSVDISSKNPRWKQHISSAFGNK; from the coding sequence ATGAAAAACACGATTATCATCGGTAACACTTCTGACAACCCTTTCGCAATTGATGTGGCTCACTTTTGTGGTCAAGTAGTTGATATTTCGGATGTTATAGCACTAAAAGATTTTCAGAATACTGAATTCTGTCCTCGTTTCATCAATGATGAGACGGCCTTTGAAGATATTGGCTATTACCTAAAGGGGAAGACGGTTGTTATTGTCTCGACTCAATCTTTAACTTTCTCAAGAAATTCGCTCTCAATGAGAAACCTCGTCATTGCGAGAGCCGCAAAAGACAATGGTGCTGAACAAGTGATTTTGATGGAACCTGATTTGTTTTACTCTTGTCAGGATCGTGGGCCTAGGCACGAACATTCGTTTTTTAATGAAGAACGTAGCGCTGAAATAAGAAAAAAATTCGATGGTCAACCCTTTACAGCTTTGCTCTATGCACAGCTTTTATCTTTAGCGGGTGTGGATCAGGCTTTCACGATTCACAATCACTCGTTCTCAACTCAAAACTTGTTCCAAAAAGAGCTGAATGGTTATTTTCATAACTATGTACCTTGCGATATATTCTCGCATTACTTAGCGAGTTCAGGTATTGTTGACCCAGGAAAAACGATCCTTTGTGCGCCGGATAAAGGAGCGGTACCTTTTGTTCAAATGATTAAAGATGAGATGTCACACCTCAATCCGCCGATCTTGAAAATGGATAAAGTTCGTTCGGGCGAACGTGCCATTGAAATGGAGCCAAGTGAAGATTCAGATATTGGTATGGAAGACATTGAGGGTAAAGATGTTATTGTCTTTGATGATATGGTAAGAACGGGTACAACAATTGTGAAATGTTGTCGTATTCTCAAGCAATATAAGCCAAGAAGAATCATCTTCTGTGTAACTCACTTCCATTCATCTGCGGAGAGCCGTGAGAAATTAGCTGATCATTCAATTGATGAAATTGTGACAACCAATACAATTCCAGCCATTTTAAACCGCGACCAACAAGGTCGTTTGCGTAAGAAAATTACAGTCTTGAAACTGGAAAACTGGATTGCGAATAAACTCAATAAGATTGTGACTGGTAAAGAAATTGCCTCTTCGCCGGGTGAGCTTTATAGCGTAGATATCAGTTCGAAAAACCCACGTTGGAAACAGCATATTTCTTCTGCCTTTGGGAATAAATAA
- a CDS encoding PTS sugar transporter subunit IIA, protein MNLINYIDRQRVIFLEANEINSALEEMVEASREKVNNSDNFLQALINREELMSTGFGFGIAYPHAKTPDIDEFFITIGISKAGIDWKSFDQKDAQLIFMIGGPDGQQDIYLKLLAGLSSFLKNSQLHDQLTNFCEDIDSFYQFIVKNLN, encoded by the coding sequence GTGAATCTAATCAATTACATAGATCGCCAACGCGTCATTTTCCTAGAAGCGAATGAAATCAATTCAGCTCTCGAAGAAATGGTCGAGGCCTCTCGCGAAAAAGTCAATAACTCCGATAACTTCCTCCAAGCACTGATCAATAGAGAAGAACTCATGAGCACGGGTTTCGGCTTCGGAATTGCCTACCCACATGCCAAAACACCCGATATCGACGAGTTTTTTATCACAATTGGCATAAGTAAGGCCGGTATTGACTGGAAATCATTTGACCAAAAAGATGCTCAGCTTATCTTTATGATAGGCGGTCCTGATGGTCAACAAGATATTTACTTAAAACTCTTGGCTGGTTTATCAAGCTTTCTAAAAAATAGTCAACTTCATGATCAACTCACAAATTTTTGTGAAGATATTGACTCATTTTACCAATTTATAGTTAAAAATCTCAACTAG
- a CDS encoding formylglycine-generating enzyme family protein produces the protein MNQKRPPSAKKFIRKQKSADPGEAKRGLKVKKSGNQSSSVRDTKTGGLKIKGASNKTGSLKIKKAGQDSQIPGSQTGGLKIKSASNQTGSLKIKKPGQDSQIPGTKTTGLKIKSASNQTNATGLSIKKGKTASHILRRKNSGNETATPDGLNVKRPGGKTQGVGLKVSGRKAKDQINKIQANVLNNNAANDAPPENFKLKSSGNNTLNEQAFHAHTPSNGLFGNIKAAVKKEETPAKPLKKAAPVLDPLLSSPDTLTEANTDAPPPPPPLAPAVVPEASPEPVAAPVAPPVAPSSTGDNEYADTQGIPFCLIPAGNYVVGTDNRPHEVTIPFGISKFQITKDQFFHYLNETGQSLPEEEVEKINTVAPYATCPIVNISWNDAKNYCRWLRKVTGEYYNLPTSYEWEAAARGTYGLHYPWGEQSPTIEVALFNDGVNEPLSCSSVDYYANNCSPYGVVGMVGNAMEWTNDSFDDERDPHILKGGSWRSPIDFCNTHSSVVSYPPSRREDYFGFRVIHVPAEYFKDYYIANMT, from the coding sequence ATGAATCAAAAACGTCCTCCTAGCGCCAAAAAATTTATCCGCAAGCAAAAATCTGCTGACCCGGGTGAAGCCAAACGCGGCTTAAAAGTTAAAAAAAGTGGCAACCAATCTTCATCGGTTCGAGACACCAAAACGGGTGGACTCAAAATCAAAGGTGCCTCAAACAAGACTGGTTCACTCAAAATCAAAAAAGCTGGCCAGGATTCACAAATACCCGGAAGCCAAACGGGTGGACTTAAAATTAAGAGTGCCTCAAATCAAACCGGTTCACTCAAAATCAAAAAACCTGGTCAAGATTCTCAAATACCTGGAACAAAGACAACCGGCCTCAAAATCAAAAGCGCCTCAAATCAAACCAACGCGACTGGCTTATCCATTAAAAAAGGTAAGACAGCCTCTCACATCTTAAGACGTAAAAATAGCGGCAACGAAACCGCGACTCCAGATGGCTTAAACGTCAAACGCCCAGGTGGTAAAACGCAAGGTGTCGGCCTCAAAGTTTCTGGACGCAAAGCCAAAGATCAAATTAATAAAATCCAAGCGAACGTCCTGAATAATAACGCTGCCAACGACGCCCCCCCTGAAAATTTCAAGCTTAAATCCTCAGGCAACAACACACTTAACGAACAAGCTTTCCACGCACATACACCGAGCAACGGTCTATTTGGCAATATCAAAGCTGCCGTTAAAAAAGAGGAAACTCCCGCAAAACCATTAAAGAAAGCCGCTCCAGTTCTCGACCCACTGCTTTCAAGTCCTGATACGCTGACCGAAGCGAATACCGACGCTCCGCCTCCGCCTCCGCCTTTAGCTCCTGCAGTTGTTCCAGAAGCTAGCCCAGAACCAGTGGCCGCTCCTGTAGCACCTCCTGTGGCACCAAGCTCTACGGGTGATAACGAATATGCAGATACCCAAGGCATTCCATTTTGTCTCATTCCTGCAGGAAACTATGTCGTTGGTACTGATAACCGCCCTCATGAAGTCACTATCCCCTTTGGCATTAGCAAATTCCAAATCACCAAAGATCAATTCTTTCATTACCTCAATGAAACGGGCCAAAGCCTACCAGAAGAGGAAGTCGAAAAGATCAACACTGTTGCGCCTTACGCAACATGCCCCATCGTCAACATCAGTTGGAACGACGCCAAAAACTACTGCCGCTGGCTTCGTAAAGTCACTGGCGAGTACTACAACCTCCCCACTTCATACGAATGGGAAGCTGCGGCTCGTGGCACTTACGGTCTTCACTACCCTTGGGGCGAGCAATCTCCCACAATAGAAGTCGCTCTATTCAACGATGGTGTCAATGAACCTCTTTCTTGTTCTTCAGTAGATTACTATGCCAATAACTGCAGCCCTTACGGCGTTGTGGGCATGGTCGGCAACGCAATGGAATGGACCAACGACTCATTTGACGACGAGCGCGATCCACACATTCTAAAAGGCGGTTCTTGGAGATCTCCCATCGATTTCTGTAACACTCACTCAAGTGTGGTTTCTTACCCACCAAGCCGTAGAGAAGATTACTTCGGCTTCCGCGTCATCCACGTTCCTGCTGAGTACTTTAAAGATTACTATATTGCCAATATGACCTAA
- a CDS encoding tyrosine recombinase XerC, with the protein MDLPFKDNALLAFFKYLKTEKNFSLHTQKAYFFDIVEFITQTWGDEAIEAQSLAWKQIDKNAAKGYIFSLQESKISKNTLLRKCSSLRSLYNFFQREELQSTNPFQDIKAAKKDKSLPLILSREDISTLLSSPAPYWAQKKGKNNDFMASRDAAILEIIYSGGLRIQEALDINFDQINLEESTLKIFGKGKKQRTAYLGNPAKQALEQYFACRKNAELNWTSANDPVFINLKDLKRLSARSIQRNLKAYLQSCQLPPDITPHKLRHSFATHLLDAGADLRSVQELLGHENLSTTQIYTHISTDRLLQAYDQAHPHAQS; encoded by the coding sequence ATGGATTTGCCATTCAAAGACAACGCACTGTTGGCATTCTTTAAATACTTAAAAACCGAAAAGAACTTTTCCCTCCACACTCAAAAAGCCTATTTTTTTGATATCGTAGAATTCATCACTCAAACTTGGGGTGATGAAGCTATTGAAGCTCAGTCTTTGGCCTGGAAGCAAATCGATAAAAACGCCGCTAAGGGCTACATCTTTTCTCTACAAGAAAGCAAAATCTCGAAAAATACCTTGCTCCGAAAGTGCTCCTCCCTGCGGAGCCTCTATAATTTTTTTCAAAGAGAAGAACTCCAAAGCACCAACCCCTTTCAAGATATTAAAGCCGCAAAGAAAGATAAAAGCCTGCCGCTCATTTTATCGCGAGAAGACATCTCCACCCTACTCAGCTCCCCCGCCCCTTACTGGGCTCAAAAAAAAGGCAAGAACAACGACTTCATGGCCAGTCGCGATGCAGCCATCCTCGAGATTATATATAGTGGGGGTCTGCGTATCCAAGAGGCCCTCGATATCAACTTCGATCAAATCAACCTCGAGGAATCAACTCTCAAGATCTTTGGTAAAGGAAAAAAACAACGCACCGCTTATTTGGGCAATCCCGCCAAACAAGCCCTCGAACAATACTTTGCTTGCAGAAAAAATGCCGAACTCAATTGGACCTCAGCCAATGACCCCGTTTTCATCAACCTCAAAGATCTCAAACGCTTGAGTGCGCGCTCCATCCAGCGAAACCTCAAAGCTTACCTGCAATCCTGTCAACTGCCTCCAGACATCACACCGCACAAACTTAGGCACTCCTTTGCCACACACTTGCTCGATGCTGGAGCGGATTTGAGATCAGTACAAGAACTCCTCGGTCACGAAAATCTCTCCACCACCCAAATCTACACACACATCTCTACTGACCGCTTATTACAAGCTTACGACCAAGCCCACCCCCACGCTCAATCTTAA
- a CDS encoding thiamine phosphate synthase: MNQALLEAVEPYWIYDYDVAQSLDPKASLLKSLAQDLKLIQIRVKSLVDLELKKQVKKYYDLIKEANPACHVIMNDYVDLCAEFAMEGVHLGQSDDSVIEARKNLGEKAIIGLTVRSLEEAQEAQGLLAQGIVDYVGVGTVFQTTTKQGLKAKGPEFIEEVFKLIPAEKVYPIGGINKENLSELKKIDVKHVALCSELYKNPDVKVYCGVC; the protein is encoded by the coding sequence ATGAATCAAGCCCTTTTGGAAGCAGTTGAGCCTTATTGGATTTACGATTATGACGTGGCGCAATCTTTGGACCCCAAAGCAAGTCTTTTAAAGAGCTTGGCCCAAGACTTGAAACTCATTCAGATTCGCGTCAAAAGCTTGGTGGATTTGGAGCTTAAAAAGCAAGTAAAGAAGTATTATGATTTGATCAAAGAAGCGAATCCAGCTTGCCATGTGATTATGAATGATTACGTAGATTTGTGTGCGGAATTCGCCATGGAAGGGGTTCATTTGGGGCAGAGTGATGACTCAGTCATCGAAGCTCGAAAGAATTTGGGCGAAAAGGCGATTATTGGCCTTACCGTGCGCTCGCTTGAAGAAGCTCAGGAAGCTCAAGGTTTGTTAGCGCAAGGCATTGTGGATTACGTGGGTGTAGGCACTGTTTTTCAAACGACGACAAAGCAAGGGCTGAAAGCGAAAGGCCCCGAGTTTATCGAAGAAGTTTTTAAGCTCATTCCCGCTGAGAAAGTTTATCCCATTGGTGGGATCAATAAAGAGAATTTAAGTGAGCTCAAAAAGATTGACGTCAAGCACGTGGCCTTATGCTCCGAGCTCTACAAAAATCCCGATGTGAAGGTTTATTGCGGAGTTTGTTAA
- the thrS gene encoding threonine--tRNA ligase, which produces MDENSNLYKIRHSMAHVLAQAVQEVYPKVKLGFGPPIETGFYYDFDFSEEEFAENKLKEIEKRMKKIIGRKQEFHYSETDIEGAVAKLEDLGEGEYKIENVRNLHSRGVEKFSFYENGNFADLCEGPHVETTGDLPAKAFKLDRVAGAYWLGSEKNKQLTRIYALCFETPEELQSFLERRRIAEQFDHKKLGKELDIFHFDEKVGKGLALWMPNGTIIRDEIEKYAREMEMKYGYQRVSTPHIASEKLFQTSGHLPYYADSMFPPMELNEGDDAENSEKYYLKAMNCPYHHLIYSARPRSYKELPYRLCEYGTCYRYEKSGELSGLLRVRCMTMNDAHVYLTEDQFEEEFRSMVKMYMEFYETFKFSDYSFRLSVRDDSDKFVGDPAVWDQAEALLAKVMDELGLEYFVGEGEAAFYGPKIDVQFKNLMGREETLSTIQVDFQSACKEKFALKYVDSDNTEKEPIIIHRAPLSTHERFISFIMEYYGGAFPAWCAPVQVCILPVQDSCMEFTNSIANELTRDLYRVEIDDSNNTFNKKIRTNTKRKIPILLIIGEQEVADNTVTVRRYGSRDQITVSRDEFVAIFKAEVKERKMLREPMGSII; this is translated from the coding sequence ATGGACGAAAATTCAAATCTCTATAAAATTCGCCACTCCATGGCTCACGTACTCGCTCAAGCAGTACAAGAAGTCTACCCCAAAGTCAAACTCGGTTTTGGTCCTCCCATTGAAACGGGCTTTTATTACGATTTCGATTTCAGCGAAGAAGAGTTTGCCGAAAACAAACTCAAAGAAATTGAAAAGCGCATGAAAAAAATCATTGGTCGCAAGCAAGAATTCCACTACAGCGAAACTGATATCGAAGGCGCCGTAGCCAAACTCGAGGATCTCGGTGAAGGCGAATACAAAATCGAAAACGTTCGCAATCTCCATTCTCGTGGCGTTGAGAAATTTTCTTTCTACGAAAACGGTAATTTTGCCGACCTCTGTGAAGGCCCTCACGTGGAAACCACTGGCGACCTCCCTGCCAAAGCTTTTAAACTCGACCGCGTTGCTGGTGCCTACTGGCTCGGTAGCGAAAAAAATAAGCAGCTCACACGTATTTACGCTCTCTGCTTCGAGACTCCAGAGGAACTTCAGTCTTTCCTCGAAAGACGTCGCATTGCCGAGCAATTCGATCACAAAAAACTTGGTAAAGAACTCGATATCTTCCACTTCGATGAAAAAGTCGGTAAAGGTCTAGCTCTATGGATGCCCAACGGTACAATCATTCGCGACGAAATCGAAAAATACGCCCGCGAAATGGAAATGAAGTATGGTTACCAACGAGTATCCACTCCGCATATTGCTAGTGAAAAACTTTTCCAGACTTCAGGGCACCTTCCTTACTACGCAGATTCCATGTTCCCCCCAATGGAGCTCAACGAAGGCGATGACGCTGAAAACAGTGAAAAATATTACCTCAAGGCCATGAACTGCCCTTATCATCACCTTATTTACTCAGCACGCCCTCGTTCATACAAAGAACTGCCTTATCGTCTCTGTGAATACGGCACTTGTTACCGCTATGAAAAATCTGGTGAACTTTCAGGTCTACTTCGCGTACGTTGCATGACTATGAACGATGCTCACGTCTACCTAACTGAAGATCAATTTGAAGAAGAATTCAGAAGCATGGTTAAAATGTATATGGAATTCTACGAAACCTTCAAATTCTCCGATTATAGTTTCCGCCTCTCAGTGCGTGACGATTCAGATAAATTTGTCGGCGATCCTGCTGTGTGGGACCAAGCCGAAGCTCTTCTTGCCAAAGTCATGGACGAGCTTGGCCTCGAATACTTTGTCGGCGAAGGCGAAGCCGCTTTCTACGGTCCAAAAATCGATGTTCAGTTTAAGAACCTCATGGGACGTGAAGAAACTCTTTCTACAATTCAGGTCGACTTCCAGTCAGCTTGTAAAGAGAAATTTGCTCTTAAATATGTTGATAGTGATAATACAGAAAAAGAGCCTATCATCATTCACCGCGCACCACTTTCTACCCATGAGCGTTTTATCTCTTTCATTATGGAATACTATGGCGGCGCTTTCCCTGCATGGTGCGCACCCGTTCAAGTATGTATCCTTCCAGTTCAGGATTCCTGTATGGAATTTACAAACTCCATAGCTAATGAGCTAACTAGAGATCTATACCGTGTTGAAATCGATGACAGTAACAACACTTTCAACAAGAAAATCCGTACCAATACTAAGCGTAAAATCCCCATTCTCTTAATTATTGGCGAGCAAGAAGTTGCCGACAATACCGTGACCGTACGTCGTTATGGTTCACGCGATCAAATCACCGTCTCACGTGATGAATTTGTCGCAATTTTCAAAGCTGAAGTAAAAGAAAGGAAAATGTTGCGTGAGCCCATGGGTTCCATCATCTAA